The Caenorhabditis elegans chromosome I genome includes the window CAATGACTGGAATTTGCAACGTTTCTATGTGaatgtaaataaaattgaaagtaaaACGTGCAAAACCAGCGCGGGAAGTGTGGaggtatattttttgtaaaaaagtaatcaattttagaccaaaaaattaaaacaaaccCTCGCACACCAGCCATCACTTGATTTCGCATGTTTGACTGGGCAATGTCGAGCCAGCGATCGCCGAACTGAACACGATTATGCAGACCGAGAGATTGACAGAGAACTCCCTTTGAAAGCACTTCAAAAAGCAGGGTGCATGACAAGAAAAGTGCAATTACTTACATTGATTCTTTGATGCTCGGATTGgaaatccatttttgaaaGCTCCCTTTCCGAGTTGAGCGAGATAAAGTTCATTAGTGATTGGATTGTATACGATTCCAGCacgaatttgttttttgattgcaAGTCCAACGCAGATTGCGATCATAGGGATTCTATAATAACATAAGAATttgtttttcgagaaaaatttgagtccaaattagaaattaaataaCGCGATTTGCCATTATTTGAAGAGtccgatttaaaaaaaatcttacctaTGAACAAAGTTAGTAGTTCCATCAATCGGATCAATAATCCATGTTGGTGCATCAGTCCATTCAATTTTCGCACCTCCGGCTACAGATTCCTCGCCAATGAATCTGAATCAAAATAGTAAATTTATGTAAATACTCGATTGAAAAAGAAAGTCCAACTGGTTGTCATGGAGACAATGAGTGAAATCGAGCGGACCGTGGGAATTCCTTGCTCTTACCTATGTCCTTTGAATCTCTCGGAGAGCCCTTCGATGAGAAGCTTTTCAACAGCTTGGTCAGTTTCAGTCACCAAATCAGTATTCGATGATTTTGTGTCAACCTTGCTTTCCGGGGAGTCAAACGCGGTACGGAcgagctgaaaatgtttttttcgaatattgatgttttttcaaataataaaatttgtttcgtAACTGAGGAATAGAGAATGTTGTTTTTCGAGTTACGCATTTGATTTAAATGTGcatatttgtaaaattaacaaaaataagaCAAAGATAATAACGACGTTGTTGTTTTAGGAAacagtttgattttttaatccgAATTCAACTCACCGTTCCAGCTTTTTTAACCAACTCAATGGCGTAGTCGACGAAAACTTGCTCTTCCTCGTGGATTGGTTGGAACACCATCTAAAACTTAAAATCAATGAATAAAGAGCTGAAGGGAACCACTTTGccgaaaaacaataaaataaattaaagaaGCTAAACGGAGAAGCCGTCTATTAGGAAAACTAACTCGCGCCAGAGTCGTTTTTCCAACGACGCGAGCAGACGGAGCGAGAAAATTAGAGATCACTCGGAGACACGAGACGCAGAGACACCTAGTAATCTCTTCCCATGTTCTGTTAGGAAAAATGATAACGACGAGGGAGAAAAATGACCAGacacaaaaatttgcaacatcAAAGTACATTGGAGTCACTGAGAACCAATGAGACAAcgcaaaatgcaaaatttaaacGGATAAATTGTTTATTATATCAAGTATCGGATAGCAGTCTGTCAACCAAAGTAAACCAAGTCGACGTGCTCTTTCCAGCCTTTTCGTTCAATTATACGCTCCAAATCACCATTTGTCAAGTCCAATTTGACACAAACGACGAGCGGAGGCCTGGCATTTCTAAAACAAATAATACGTTTAGTAAGAAACTGAGAAAGTGAAGACATACTCAAGGTTAACAATTGGAACTTTGTGAGTCACACTGCGTGACACTTCATCAAACTCTTCATGAACACCTCTCCCGATTTTTGACTCATCAATATCGCAAAATTCTCTGACTTTGATCTTCTCGTCATCTGTGAGACTTCTAAAGAATGTAGTATATGTTGAAAGAATGTTTTCAAGCATAAACCATTACTTGAAAAGACGTTTTCCTTGCTTCCCAGCACTCCAGATTGTGAATTTGTCCCATTTTGCGATGTATTTCTCTTTTAATCTCGATAAACGGAAATTCCAAATTGTTTGTTCTTGAACGCTGTGTGATGCACAGTTTTTATGGTATCGGTACATGACAATGTCATCATCGACCTGAAATAAcacacattttgaaatgaatttttttcaagctaaCTTTCCAGctaaaattgccaatttacttactttatcaaaaatacaCTCCGGGAAATCCAAGCActtgtagaaaaattctaagTCTTCAGGAAAACCACACGAAACATCTGTTCGAAAACCGCCAACCTTATCGAAAAGTGCTCTACTAATGAACCAAGTAGGAGCAACGAGCGTGGGACCATGAGATGTGTAGACTTGACTTCTGATTTTGTCTCCGATCATCGAGTTCGCCCATTTTGTGTATCTTGTTGTGGAGCCTTCTGGTAGTCTATGAAACTGTCCACCTAACAAACAGTTAGGATCGTATTATACTTAACTTCAATTTATTCacctacaaaaattaaatcatcTCCAGACTTCGATAACTTCGTTGCCAACTCCAATTGGCTTTTGATTCTGTTCGGAGAGCTGACATCATCTGCATCATTGAAACAGAGATATCTTCCTTTCGAAGATCTTACAGCACAATCCTTAGCGGCACCAACTCCACCGGGTTGAGGAACGTGTGTAACAACGACATTCATTCCCATCTCTTCGAACTCGAGCCGCGCATTTTCCAGAATTCTAACAGTGTCATCTACACTCCCGTCGTCAGCCAAACAAATCTgagatatttttattaattagaAGAAACAAAACCATACGCATTTCTaacctcaatttttgaattttcacaagCTGTCTGGTCGAGTAGACCGTTGAGTGTTTCCCGCAAGAacttttctacatttttggcTGGAATTATGACAGAGACGTCATATTGATAGTTCATCATACCCTATAAACATTCAATTGAACAATAACCAActataaaacgaaaaaattcataaaagcTGAAAGAGCGTTACCGAAAACggaaaacaaaacattaaaatggaattttaaactttgaataaaaataaacaaggcGCATTACGATGCTCCGTTCTTACGACGCTGTGTCTCTCTCAATAGCACACTCCCTCGCCGTAATGCGGTGCCTCTTTTTTGTtggtgaacatttttaaactacTCGTTCTTTGTTGATGTTTTTCTCTCCATCTgtctatttttctataaaattttaaaaaatacgtaTTTTCCTGTTTTAGTCAGATTATCAAAATATCCGCTTGAAGTTCCTTCGAAAAAACTCTCCAGGTGATGCTCAATTCTAAGCCGATTCTCACACTTTGCTCGTTTTTGCCTTGAAGACCAAACGATCGactatttgattttaaaattagaacatGCGGTTCGCAAAGGTATGCTCTATCCGATATTAAAAGTTCTAATGTTCATAAGATGTTACAGATGGTTTCGTCTGAAATGGACACCGCGATTGAGGCTCGGTCAATAGCAACATCCCCGCTAAACTCGAAAGTATCTCCACTGAGTCAAATACAGAAGGACAAGCTTTTAGTAATTCAATGGGAACATCTCAACTTGTACAAATTCTATCCAATGGCTCTGTGCAGTTCATGGACAATCAGGTGCATGCTGTATCCAATGTCTGTTGTGAAGAGCAGACTACAACTACAGAGACAAAATAATGTGTATAACGGAATGCGAGATGCATTTGTTAAAATCATTCGTCAAGAAGGAATCGGCGCTTTGTATAAAGTTAGTTTTAGTTACCGgatgttttattgaaatttaaaatatttcagggaTTCTGGATGACACTTCCCCAGCTGTCAGcttcatttttatattcatcAGCTTATGAAAGAGTCAGAGACTTGCTTCAAACCCATCTTCATATTACTAATCACTCTGTGGTATCTGCATTAGCCGGAGGAATCGCTTCTCCTTGTGCACAGCTAATATTTGTACCAACTGACATTGTGGCTCAACATATGATGGTTCATAATAATCCAGAAGCATTTGGAGGTAAAtcgcttttttgaaatgtttgctCTGAAGAATATAATTTAGGTGGAGAGAAGAATATACCAGTAGCAGATGCAATCAGAAAAGATGGTCTCGAAGGCAGAAGAACGTTAGGTTTGAGAGTTATCAGGGCCGTGTACAAAGTTGAtggaattttcggtttttataggtatttttatattttacagtttcaattatgacatattttaaaatttcagaggatTCCTATCCGCAATCATGTTGTATATTCCTTCAACAATGGTTTTCTGGTCTACATATTACAATTCATTAGCAGTGTTCAGAATGATTCGTGAAAAAGTAGGTTAAAGTTATGCTAAACTGAATTAAGTCAATTATTAATTCAGGTCACTGAACTTGAATATGGAGTGAAACCAACATCTCCTTCCGAAGTTGATGATCGGAATTTGTTCCTGGACCAAGCTGTGAGCGGTTCTATTGGCGGAGTCGCTAGTGCAATGGTTACAAATCCATTGGAGATGCTGAGAATTCGGTTACAGGTAAGAATTTTAGTAATCTAATtcaatgaaattaaaatattttcaggttcatCGAACAACGTACAGGGAAACGATTGTTAGACTATGGAAGTATGAGAAAGCACAAGTATTCACCAAGGTATGGTTTTGCCAAATCAAGATATaccaaatttagaaaatgagCTCAGAAATCAACATGTTTACAccatttttttgcttcaaataaGTATCCGTAAAATATGCTGAGCTCACGAAAAATATTAGTTAAATACATTTATatatgtttttaatatttcagggTCTCGCACCGCGTATGGTGAATAATGCTCTCTATTCAAGTCTTGTAATGCTTGCCTATGAAAGTGTCAAACGGTTCTCAGTTCTGCCCgagtttaaaaacaaaatcgtCTGGTGATCGCACCTgctcattttcgaatttttactgCTCACACACGTGTATTCATACtttcatccaaaaaaataatctaagATTTCTTATTTTGCAGCAATGCAACACCGCTTTCGTTTCTCCTAGAAGATTATTAGATGCTGtccaaaattgtaaattttgtgtGATCATATCACCCCAAATTCCTTCTTTCCGCTCTCTTCGAATTCTGTTCTatgaacttttcttttttttttgtaattgtttctttaatattcttttttttctcactattCTGGTTCGGTCCCTTCTCATTTTCGAGTATAAATCCTTTGATgtttgctttttctttttgatttttccttttGAGGTAAATTTCCTCTAATATCTTTATTATATCATTTATTCGTTGaaattacattttgaaaatcatttacAAACAATCAGATGTCCTACCGGCGTGCCGTTTCTCGATTTGACCGTGTTAACCAATGGCTGCAGTTTTCGAGACAATGGCACGTGATTGATGCGAATCAACAAGTATGTATACCTTTAAGCctcttgttttgtttttttgaatgtttgaacGTAAACATGTCGACGATCAAATGGGAAAACATGTTGTTGACAAATGGAAGTGTTAAGTAATAATATAAGTGCAATCCTTTCTAATACACATAGTTATTCAAATAATACAAATTATTGCTCactgataaaaaataattcaacaatGACCAAACACAATAgtaaagcttttcaaaaaattcctgaatttattttattagcACGCAAATTGTAgtaattactcagttttttccaCTTATATTATAATGTCGTAAGTCCGCCAAAACCCAATTTGGCAcgattattttaaagtttaatttttttaatcttgaaaactacagaaaatcGCATTctctcttcaattttttcctctgaacaatctggaaaaaaaatcgaaaaagtccatttttgtaaaaaaaaattaccagaaaacaaaaatgtacaTTCGAATAACAGAAAAACATAATAACAAcatgaatatatttatttttatttcatatttaattCCAGGACGCCGAACTTCTTGGTGATAAAGTTGCTCGATATCTCGCAGGGAAACACAAACCAATTTTCCATCCAGAAACTGATTGTGGAGATCATGTAGTTGTTACAAACTGCAAAGATATTGCAATGCATGCATTTGACTGGAAACACACAATTTATAAGTTCAATATGGTGATTTTTGCTGCTTTTATAGAAATTATCAATTCTTTTGCAGGAATATCCAAAAAGTAAAGCTGATATTCCAGCATGGCAGATTCACGATTACGATCAATGCAGAATAGCTTTTTTATCGGTTTATAGGGTGagtgtatttttattttgtaatttatgtcatccaatttttttaagttttgaagtatttttgaaaaaaaaataatctaatGATTTATTCAACGTTAAAAATGTCTTTaaaatttacctgaaaattaaacaaaacaattttttggcaataacTAATATAAACTATTCGAACACCTGAAGTACGCGGTGgttatattctttttttcagtcacTTGGAAATAATCTTCTCCGACGTCGTCACATCCAACGCCTACATTTATTCCCAGATGAAGAAATGGCAGAATTTGtacgaaaaaatattggaagtCAGCTGCGACAAGTTCAAGGAGTTGTGAAACGAAGTGATGAATATACGGCAGAAGAGAGAGCAAACTTCCCAAGAGTTGTGAAATTCGCAGATAAGCATGTCGTTGATTGGGAGAAAAGCATTCCAAATCCGGGAAGACATGTGAAACCAGTGCCCGGACAAAAGGATAAATAGATGATCTCGAGTAGGATTTTGTAGAGTCTGTAGtctaattttccttttttttcaaatatttttgttgaaattgtttcTGTTGGTATTTTTATGAATATAAGAACtattaagaaaatattcaattaacACGAAAACTATTCATAACAACAAttaagagaaaaaattttgaaaacccatagaaaaatgattaaatgAAACTCCGTTGCTCTTCGAAAAGCTTTTCTGATTTCAAACTAGATGATTTCGTCTCCATGTGGTGGTCATTATCAACGAATCGTTGCAACACTAACTTTGCATCacgttctctgaaaaaaacacttattaaaaatagtttatatttttaaattatgaagATCTACCatgaataaaaaactcacaaaaattcGTTCCACATCCTGCCTACAATTTCAGTGCAAACGATATCTCCCGTATGATTGTTTATCATTTTGAGCAGCTAAAAAAAGGTgtaatggaaaaattttaaatgttttttttagaaatcttaCAATAATAATATCAGGAGTAAACTTATGAAGACAGAATTCTGACAGCAGAATCGAATGTTGCTCTTTTCTGTAAACTTTTCTTTCTTCCGGCTTCTTTTCGTCATTTTCATCTTGGTCCTGATTGTcaagaaatctaaaattatcaTAGTTTCCAGAAGATTAATGACttgttaatttaaatttgactttaacagtaatttttcagtttttaatataATGTGCATaattgctccaaaaactcACTGCTGCAAGAATTCAACAAGTTTGTGACTGCTGAACATGTTATAacacaagaaaattgaatcaaacaATGTGACAAAGAAGACGAGAAGGAacctggaatttttaattttctgcctCAAAGGATTTTATTATGTTTCAGTTTCAGTTAGATTTTAAAgatatcatttgaaaaattcgttcACAGTGTTCTAGTTGACTGATATCTTCTGGATAAACCAAAGTTTGAGAAAgatacaatttgaaaatattccatATTAGTCTCAGGATTTACCAAATATACAAGAAGAGAAAGATCTTTTCGTTGAACATATTCAAAGTAAGCACGCATTGAATCGAATATCGTTGCAAATTTCCAAGCACTCTGACCTATAAAAACACAGATCATACATTTCGTTTGTACTTTTGCCTTCTTCTAATCAAAAAGTCAAAGAATGTTTGAGAGCAAACAATTCATCTTTTTGCTTCTGTTCtctgacgttttttttcaactattagTCTATGCTTCCGTTGCAATAAAGCAAATCACGATTGCacaaaaatggcccaaaaatattcaaaaagaaatatgaATAGATCttataataaataaaaccAAGTGATAACTTATGGTATcattcagtttcaaaataaatgcgaattttgactaaatattactgtacctggtctcgacgcgacCGAGAGTTTTGTCTGTAGTTCGAAACTATACTTATTTTTGTCGtcaaaaatagcaatttcACACAACTGTGCGTtaattacctgaaaatcaCACATAGCAATACgtggaaaatttccagaatgttcCCAGTCGGTTCCTTTCAGAATATCATCTAAAATTCGCATTCCCCAGTATGGATCGTTTTGGCCCAAAAACTTGTTGGTGGAATAGAATTGGAGAAACGAATTCGTCATGTAGATCAACTTTGTAA containing:
- the ttx-7 gene encoding Inositol monophosphatase ttx-7 (Confirmed by transcript evidence), whose protein sequence is MVFQPIHEEEQVFVDYAIELVKKAGTLVRTAFDSPESKVDTKSSNTDLVTETDQAVEKLLIEGLSERFKGHRFIGEESVAGGAKIEWTDAPTWIIDPIDGTTNFVHRIPMIAICVGLAIKKQIRAGIVYNPITNELYLAQLGKGAFKNGFPIRASKNQFIAESVLILQLGSIRSPVMQKSFVDSYKTVMFDKQCHGHRSFGSAAINMVMVAQGSCDGYVEYGIHAWDVAAPSIIVTEAGGVVTDPTGSPFDVMSRKVLCAGTAELGRDLSACLTHVDFEPEA
- the ttx-7 gene encoding Inositol monophosphatase ttx-7 (Confirmed by transcript evidence), with product MVFQPIHEEEQVFVDYAIELVKKAGTLVRTAFDSPESKVDTKSSNTDLVTETDQAVEKLLIEGLSERFKGHRFIGEESVAGGAKIEWTDAPTWIIDPIDGTTNFVHRIPMIAICVGLAIKKQIRAGIVYNPITNELYLAQLGKGAFKNGFPIRASKNQLLSKGVLCQSLGLHNRVQFGDRWLDIAQSNMRNQVMAGVRGHRSFGSAAINMVMVAQGSCDGYVEYGIHAWDVAAPSIIVTEAGGVVTDPTGSPFDVMSRKVLCAGTAELGRDLSACLTHVDFEPEA
- the F13G3.6 gene encoding Glycosyltransferase 2-like domain-containing protein (Confirmed by transcript evidence), with amino-acid sequence MMNYQYDVSVIIPAKNVEKFLRETLNGLLDQTACENSKIEICLADDGSVDDTVRILENARLEFEEMGMNVVVTHVPQPGGVGAAKDCAVRSSKGRYLCFNDADDVSSPNRIKSQLELATKLSKSGDDLIFVGGQFHRLPEGSTTRYTKWANSMIGDKIRSQVYTSHGPTLVAPTWFISRALFDKVGGFRTDVSCGFPEDLEFFYKCLDFPECIFDKVDDDIVMYRYHKNCASHSVQEQTIWNFRLSRLKEKYIAKWDKFTIWSAGKQGKRLFKSLTDDEKIKVREFCDIDESKIGRGVHEEFDEVSRSVTHKVPIVNLENARPPLVVCVKLDLTNGDLERIIERKGWKEHVDLVYFG
- the F13G3.15 gene encoding uncharacterized protein (Confirmed by transcript evidence), whose protein sequence is VMLNSKPILTLCSFLP
- the F13G3.7 gene encoding SLC (SoLute Carrier) homolog (Partially confirmed by transcript evidence); its protein translation is MRFAKMLQMVSSEMDTAIEARSIATSPLNSKVSPLSQIQKDKLLVIQWEHLNLYKFYPMALCSSWTIRCMLYPMSVVKSRLQLQRQNNVYNGMRDAFVKIIRQEGIGALYKGFWMTLPQLSASFLYSSAYERVRDLLQTHLHITNHSVVSALAGGIASPCAQLIFVPTDIVAQHMMVHNNPEAFGGGEKNIPVADAIRKDGLEGRRTLGLRVIRAVYKVDGIFGFYRGFLSAIMLYIPSTMVFWSTYYNSLAVFRMIREKVTELEYGVKPTSPSEVDDRNLFLDQAVSGSIGGVASAMVTNPLEMLRIRLQVHRTTYRETIVRLWKYEKAQVFTKGLAPRMVNNALYSSLVMLAYESVKRFSVLPEFKNKIVW
- the F13G3.7 gene encoding SLC (SoLute Carrier) homolog (Partially confirmed by transcript evidence), whose translation is MRFAKMVSSEMDTAIEARSIATSPLNSKVSPLSQIQKDKLLVIQWEHLNLYKFYPMALCSSWTIRCMLYPMSVVKSRLQLQRQNNVYNGMRDAFVKIIRQEGIGALYKGFWMTLPQLSASFLYSSAYERVRDLLQTHLHITNHSVVSALAGGIASPCAQLIFVPTDIVAQHMMVHNNPEAFGGGEKNIPVADAIRKDGLEGRRTLGLRVIRAVYKVDGIFGFYRGFLSAIMLYIPSTMVFWSTYYNSLAVFRMIREKVTELEYGVKPTSPSEVDDRNLFLDQAVSGSIGGVASAMVTNPLEMLRIRLQVHRTTYRETIVRLWKYEKAQVFTKGLAPRMVNNALYSSLVMLAYESVKRFSVLPEFKNKIVW
- the mrpl-13 gene encoding Ribosomal protein L13 (Confirmed by transcript evidence), whose amino-acid sequence is MSYRRAVSRFDRVNQWLQFSRQWHVIDANQQDAELLGDKVARYLAGKHKPIFHPETDCGDHVVVTNCKDIAMHAFDWKHTIYKFNMEYPKSKADIPAWQIHDYDQCRIAFLSVYRSLGNNLLRRRHIQRLHLFPDEEMAEFVRKNIGSQLRQVQGVVKRSDEYTAEERANFPRVVKFADKHVVDWEKSIPNPGRHVKPVPGQKDK
- the eat-5 gene encoding Innexin eat-5 (Confirmed by transcript evidence), whose product is MNMLGSMFSMVKPRLDDLGTDRLNYYYSTLIIMGMSLTITARQYVGSPLQCWVPAQFTKAWEQYAEDYCFVYNTYWVKPNDKVPLTVEERVSQQLIYYQWAPFIMAIEAAFFYLPVIFWSMLSTKSGINIIKLVETAQKAEGAESEERKKQIDIICRHISNNLRKRRNEEETTKMAKIQRIFGMQHGKYITNVYLVTKLIYMTNSFLQFYSTNKFLGQNDPYWGMRILDDILKGTDWEHSGNFPRIAMCDFQVRVLGNLQRYSIQCVLTLNMFNEKIFLFLYIWFLLVFFVTLFDSIFLCYNMFSSHKLVEFLQQFLDNQDQDENDEKKPEERKVYRKEQHSILLSEFCLHKFTPDIIILLKMINNHTGDIVCTEIVGRMWNEFLERDAKLVLQRFVDNDHHMETKSSSLKSEKLFEEQRSFI